The DNA region AGCGCTTTCAGCAGTTCATCGTAATCAACTGGCTTCCGAATAAAGTCAGTGGCTCCCCTACTCTTGCTTTCCCATTCCAATGAATCCCCAGAAATTGCAATCACATGCTGGCAACCTAATTCTCGTGCTGCTGCCATCACTTCATAGCCCGAAACACTAGGCATGTTTATATCACAGATCACCACATCGTAGGGATGATCACGCAAGTACTCCATAGCACGTGCGCCGGAGACCATGGGACTTAATTCGATACTTGTTTCAGAAAGTAAGTCTTGGATCGATTCAATGAGATCAGGATCATCATCCACCAACAGGACGTTCATGCATACAACCTTTGCGTGTTCAATCTTGCTACTAACTCAGCTATCGTCGGCAGTGTCTGTTTCTTTAAGGAAAAGGTTTTAGTTACTTACAATGTTTGGCTCACAGATTAACTAGTTAAAATACCTAGAGAAATACTCGGGATGGAAAACTGCGGAATCGGTAGGAGATTAATTTATCATCGTGTTGAATTTGCAGAAGGTATATTATGAACGAGCAGGGGAGCCATAGCTCCCCAAAAAGTAGGAATTACTTTAGCATGCCCTTGTTTTGTAGAAAGCGAATGAAGTCTTGGGACTCAGCTTCGGCTTTGGAAAGTTCCTTAAGTTTTTTGCGGCTCGCCCCCTGGATGAAAAAGTCCCCAGTCGCGAGACCGTTTGCCACGAATGTGTGCTGATCAAGGCTGACAGTTTGAGAACCGCTGGTTTGTTTTAGCTTAAGGTTCCACACAAGTCGACCGCTTTCAATGGGCAGGCGCTCAATCTTCTGAATCTTTACTTCGTCGAGAGACTCTGTAATGATATAGTCACCCACCTTCAATTCGATTGCATCTTTGAAGCCGGCACTTGTGGCGAAAGGATGATTATAGGTTGCTGTGACAGAACGATCACTATAGAAAATCTTGTATAGCTCGCGCTTTTGGTTGCCAACAATGACGCTTTCAACCTCTGCTGGAGCTTGCGTGGAGGGGTTGTAGACAAATTCACCCTCCTTGAGGTCTTCGATATTTTTAATCCGGCCATCTGCCATCTTTATTTCTGTACCAGCGATAAAACAACCGTTATTGTTACGGCAAATACGCGATGACGTTTCCCGGCGGCAGTTATTTCGATCCATGATATCGAAGTACTCAAGGTAGAAGCAAACGGTCAAGTCGTTCTTCGTACCGGCGTTGGCTGGTGCATCCTTATACTCGCATTCGGTTTTCCACTCATAACTCCGCACTCGTCGCTGAAAAACGTTGCTTGTGGATTTTACCATAGTGCACTCACCAGATAGACTTCCCTGATTAGACTTATCTTTGTTTTTGTCGTCGTCATCGTCATTTTTCGATTTTGATATAGCTTCGAGCCATTGGCAGTTTGCTTCCTGTTTACAGGCTTGCTCGTTATCGTATTTTTTGCATGTGTTTTCAAGTGCAACTGTTTCTGAGCGGATTTCTTCAACTTCGACAACTCCTTCACGAATTCCAGAAAAATCGTGACAGA from Pseudobacteriovorax antillogorgiicola includes:
- a CDS encoding response regulator, with translation MNVLLVDDDPDLIESIQDLLSETSIELSPMVSGARAMEYLRDHPYDVVICDINMPSVSGYEVMAAARELGCQHVIAISGDSLEWESKSRGATDFIRKPVDYDELLKALKTCL